A single region of the Pristiophorus japonicus isolate sPriJap1 unplaced genomic scaffold, sPriJap1.hap1 HAP1_SCAFFOLD_158, whole genome shotgun sequence genome encodes:
- the LOC139243025 gene encoding zinc finger protein 271-like, giving the protein MESHKDTRTMEKPWKCGDCGKGFHSPSLLEIHRRSHTGERPFTCPVCGKGFTELSQLVAHQRVHTGERPFTCPECGKRFTQSSHLLTHHRVHTGERPFTCPMCGKRFICSSNLLTHQRVHTGERPFTCSQCGKGFTQLSTLQSHQRVHTGERPFTCSECGKGFTGSSDLLKHQRVHTGERPFTCSQCGKGFTQLSTLQSHQRVHTGERPFTCSECGKRFTGSSDLLKHQRVHTGKRPFTCSECGKGFTRSSVLLKHQRVHTGERPFTCSECGKRFTESSNLLRHQRIHTGRRPFTCPECGKRFTESSNLLTHQRVHTGERPFTCSECGKRFVCSSNLLTHQRIHTGERPFTCSQCGKGFTCSSDLLRHQRVHTGERPFTCSECGKRFARLSTLQSHQRVHTGERPFTCSECGKGFTCSSTLLTHQRVHTGERPFICSECGKGFTGSSHLLRHQRVHK; this is encoded by the coding sequence atggagagtcacaaggatacccggaccatggagaaaccgtggaaatgtggggactgtggaaagggattccattccccctccctgctggaaattcatcgacgcagtcacactggggagaggccgttcacctgccccgtgtgtgggaagggatttactgagttatcccaacttgtagctcaccagcgagttcacactggggagaggccgttcacctgtcccgagtgtgggaagcgattcactcagtcatcccacctgctgacacaccatcgagttcacactggggagaggccgttcacctgccccatgtgtgggaagcgattcatttgttcatccaacctgctgacacaccagcgagttcacactggagagaggccgttcacctgctcacagtgtgggaagggattcactcagttatccaccctgcagtcacaccagcgagttcacactggagagaggccgttcacctgctctgagtgtgggaaaggattcactgggtcatccgacctgctgaaacaccagcgagttcacactggggagagacctttcacctgctcacagtgtgggaagggattcactcagttatccaccctgcagtcacaccagcgagttcacactggggagaggccgttcacctgctctgagtgtgggaagcgattcactgggtcatccgacctgctgaaacaccagcgagttcacactgggaagaggccgttcacctgctctgagtgtgggaaaggattcactaggTCATCCGtcttgctgaaacaccagcgagttcacactggggagaggccattcacctgctctgagtgtgggaagcgattcactgagtcatccaacctgctgagacaccagcgaattcacactgggaggaggccgttcacctgtcccgagtgtgggaagcgattcactgagtcatccaatctgctgacacaccagcgagttcacactggggagaggccgttcacgtgctctgagtgtgggaagcgattcgtttGTTCATCtaacctgctaacacaccagcgaattcacactggggagaggccgttcacctgctcacaatgtggtaagggattcacttgttcatccgatctgctgagacaccagcgagttcacacaggggagaggccattcacctgctctgagtgtgggaagcgatttgcTCGGTTATCCAccctgcagtcacaccagcgagttcacactggggagaggccgttcacctgctctgagtgtgggaagggattcacttgttcatccaccctgctgacacaccagcgagttcacactggggagaggccgttcatctgctcagagtgtgggaaaggattcactgggtcatcccacctgctgagacaccagcgagttcacaagtga